In Marinimicrobium koreense, the following are encoded in one genomic region:
- the acs gene encoding acetate--CoA ligase, with the protein MSEHHIHPVPDSFKAHAAIDAERYRAMYQRSVEDPDGFWAEQADAFLTWDKKWDKVCESDLRKGEVAWFKGGKLNVSVNCVDRHLEQRADQVAIIWEGDDPSEDQMITYRELHTEVSRLGNLLRERGVKKGDRVCIYMPMIPEATYAMLACARLGAIHSVVFGGFSPDALKDRILDADCQVLITADEGVRGGKHIPLKNNADKAMNACPGVHTCLVVKRTGADVGWKEGRDIWYEQEVERQSDHCEPESMDAEDPLFILYTSGSTGKPKGVLHTSGGYLLQSAMTHKYVFDHQEGDVYWCTADVGWVTGHSYIVYGPLANGATTLMFEGVPTYPDASRCWQVVDKHMVNTFYTAPTAIRALMGAGDKWVTQTSRQSLKLLGTVGEPINPEAWEWYYRVVGESRCPIMDTWWQTETGAHMLTPLPGATDLKPGSATLPFFGVQPVLLDNEGHEIEGAGSGNLAIKAPWPSQIRTVYGDHQRCIDTYYSAYPGYYFTGDGARRDEDGYYWITGRVDDVLNVSGHRMGTAEVESALVLHPKVSEAAVVGYPHDIKGQGIYAYVTLMGGEEPSDALRKELIDLCVQEIGAIAKPDIIQWAPGLPKTRSGKIMRRILRKIAANELDNLGDTSTLADPAVVDDLIDNRANQ; encoded by the coding sequence ATGTCCGAACACCACATCCACCCGGTTCCCGATTCCTTCAAAGCGCATGCGGCCATTGATGCGGAGCGCTATCGGGCGATGTACCAGCGCTCAGTAGAGGACCCGGATGGGTTCTGGGCGGAGCAGGCCGACGCCTTTCTGACCTGGGACAAAAAGTGGGACAAGGTGTGTGAGAGCGATCTGCGCAAAGGGGAAGTCGCCTGGTTCAAGGGCGGCAAGCTCAATGTCAGCGTAAACTGCGTCGATCGCCATCTGGAGCAGCGGGCGGATCAGGTCGCCATCATCTGGGAGGGGGATGACCCCTCGGAAGACCAGATGATCACTTACCGGGAATTGCACACCGAAGTCAGCCGGCTGGGCAATCTGTTGCGTGAGCGCGGCGTCAAGAAAGGCGATCGAGTGTGCATTTATATGCCGATGATTCCCGAGGCCACCTACGCCATGCTCGCCTGTGCCCGTCTGGGCGCCATCCACTCGGTGGTGTTTGGTGGCTTCTCCCCTGATGCACTGAAAGACCGGATTCTGGATGCGGATTGCCAGGTGCTGATCACCGCCGATGAGGGGGTTCGCGGTGGCAAACACATCCCGCTGAAAAACAATGCGGACAAGGCGATGAACGCCTGCCCGGGTGTGCATACTTGCCTGGTGGTCAAGCGTACCGGTGCCGATGTCGGCTGGAAGGAAGGTCGGGATATCTGGTACGAACAGGAAGTGGAGCGCCAATCCGATCACTGTGAGCCGGAGAGCATGGATGCCGAAGACCCCCTATTCATTCTGTATACCTCGGGCTCTACCGGCAAACCCAAGGGGGTGCTGCACACCTCCGGTGGCTATCTGCTGCAGTCGGCCATGACCCATAAATATGTATTTGACCACCAGGAAGGTGACGTTTACTGGTGTACGGCGGATGTGGGCTGGGTCACTGGCCACAGCTACATCGTATACGGCCCCCTGGCGAACGGTGCAACCACGCTGATGTTTGAAGGGGTGCCCACCTACCCGGATGCCTCCCGCTGTTGGCAGGTGGTCGACAAGCATATGGTCAACACCTTTTACACCGCGCCCACGGCCATTCGGGCTCTGATGGGGGCGGGCGATAAGTGGGTCACCCAGACCTCCCGTCAGTCCCTGAAGCTGTTGGGAACCGTGGGGGAGCCAATCAATCCCGAGGCGTGGGAGTGGTATTACCGGGTGGTGGGCGAGAGCCGCTGCCCGATCATGGATACCTGGTGGCAGACCGAAACCGGTGCCCATATGCTGACCCCGCTGCCCGGTGCCACCGACCTGAAACCCGGTTCCGCCACTTTGCCCTTCTTCGGGGTGCAGCCGGTGCTGCTGGACAATGAGGGCCATGAAATAGAGGGCGCCGGTTCCGGTAACCTGGCGATCAAGGCGCCCTGGCCAAGCCAGATTCGCACGGTGTATGGCGATCATCAGCGCTGTATCGATACCTATTACAGTGCCTACCCCGGTTACTACTTTACCGGCGACGGTGCCCGTCGGGATGAGGATGGTTATTATTGGATTACCGGCCGGGTGGATGACGTGCTCAACGTCTCCGGCCACCGGATGGGGACCGCGGAAGTGGAGAGTGCGCTGGTGCTGCACCCGAAAGTCTCCGAGGCCGCAGTTGTTGGCTATCCCCACGACATCAAGGGCCAGGGCATCTATGCGTATGTCACCCTGATGGGCGGTGAAGAGCCGAGCGATGCGCTGCGTAAGGAGCTGATTGACCTGTGCGTACAGGAAATCGGCGCCATTGCCAAACCGGATATTATTCAGTGGGCGCCCGGCCTGCCGAAAACCCGCTCGGGTAAAATCATGCGCCGCATCCTGCGCAAAATTGCCGCCAACGAGCTCGATAATCTCGGGGATACCTCAACGTTGGCGGACCCGGCCGTGGTGGATGATCTGATCGATAACCGGGCCAATCAATAA